The following DNA comes from Nicotiana sylvestris chromosome 10, ASM39365v2, whole genome shotgun sequence.
aATTACACTTAATATATCAAATTATTAATTttataccataattaattaagggtataattaattgtacattatttactccttaattaaaggaatctaCACGTTTCTCTCTCCTAACCCCTCAGTCCCACCCACTACCCATACCCACGTTCTTTTTACCATTTTCCATCTTCTGAAACTAAATTCTCCATCTAAATTCACATAAAATTGAAGATTTTTAaacagaacaatattcacaaacGTGAAGGCGAAATGTGCACTACGAATGTGAAACAAAAGCAACAGAAGCATTGGAACAACAAGCTTCGCGCAACAACATCATGATATTTcagatttgggttttcaaatcAAAATCGCTACAAATCCACCATTGATGGCcgttaaaaagctttgaagctttgaattcaaatttgggttttcaaaaatcaatatttgttttgattgggtgttgttgtaaataattgggaatatgttttggagtttatatttcaattttgaggggttttggtgaagatttagacttgattttggctgaatttcagattgaaactcgaagaagaagaagacatattgcagaaattgtagataaattgtagataaattgtagttacaGTTGGATTGATCAGAATTTGAACTAAATACATCTTCGCCGCCGTTGACGGTTACCGACGAGGAAACTCCTTTGTTCTCTACTTCTCCATTCTCCATTTCTTATTTTTACTTATGTTTTACTTTTTCTATTTCTAATTTGGGTTTCTTAATTTCGTACACTTTATACACACATTTGATacaacaaaaatatgaagtagttACAGTTGGATTGATCGGaatctgaaataaataaaagagatttTTACATCCTATGCCACATATATTTCAAATTTTATGGAAGTATGATTTTATGGTAATATCTATAAAATTCCTACAtttatctacaaataaactacacaTCAGTTTTAGGATGATAAAGcaatattatttttataattatctacaaaattactacatttatacttcaattaaactacaatctatgttgaaaaaatgttgactacaaaatttttctcttcatctacaaattttctacaaataCACTACAAATCAGTTTAAGTATGTATAAAACAGTATTATTTGTAAGGGTATCTAcataattactacatttatactataaactacaatctatgtcgaaaatctacaaattatctacaaaatatctacaaactgggtacattgaattttaatatcccaattcccattcaattgtagcataattgggatttttgacataattgcgttttttcagaagatttgtagaagttttagtcgttttttatttgtgaaaacagaaaataaagcatctacaaacagaatacaaataatctacaatttatctacaatttctgcaatatgccttcttctttttcttcttcgagtttcaatctgaaattcagtcaaaaccaagtctaatcttcaccaaaacccctcaaaattgagatataaactccaaaccatattcccaattattttcaacaacaccaatccaaacaaataatgatttttgaaaacccaaatttgaattcaaagctttcaagctttttaatggctgtcaatggtggattTGTAGCGATTTTAATTTAATGACGAACTGAGATTTTGATTTGTAGCAATTGTGAGAAAAAAAACGGGATAGAATTTTATTATAAATTGAAGATAAATGATTTCCGTGATATGATTTGATCTCCTTTCTGtttcaaaacttgaatttaaTGTAGAATCAATCAATCCCAAGATTCTTTCCTGATTTTTCGCGCGTTATTAAGGGAAGATTATGCCCTATTAATTCCTAATAAACGAATGGTACAGAAATTGTAGGAAAAATGTGGACTAGGCGGGTAATTTAGATACTATGCACATATTTGATAAGaaagtttcatatatggtataggaatgaaaaaatccCAATGCATAATCATGTGAATTTAGGCCCATTCAAATTAATCACTTAGGCCCAACTTAAAATTGTTAGGTCCAATTTGAATGAGCTTTTCAACATTTAAGTTGGGCCAGCTCTCTCACAATCTCATCTAAATCCCTTTTAGAACTTCCTCCAATTTTAACAGCTTCAAGTGCTTCATCTCTCAACTATTTTGCCCTTTCCTTAAACAAGTCATTACCCATTGCATCACTAATTCTCCGGCCCAACTCTATCGGGTCGGGGACCGAGTCTGCGCCCTCAAAAACTCGGACCGATGTTTTCATGTTCTCTACCAATAACCACGCGTTAATAAACTGGTCCGCCTCCATGGGCCAACCCAATATTTGTACACCCGCCACTATCGCTTCCAACACAGAATTCCATCCACAATGACTCAAAAACCCGCCTATAGCTCGATGGCCCAAGATTTCAACTTGTGGGGCCCAACCCTTTATAACTAGGCCTCTCCCTGAGACTCTATCCTCAAACCCCTCTGGCACTGATCCATAACCCTCTTCCAATTGTTGGGCTGTCAATTGTTTAGCTACCAAAATGAACCTCACTCCACTTTTCTCAAGCCCAATAGTTAAAGACTCCATTTGGGCCTTTGTTAGCAATTTTTGACTACCAAAAGCTACATAAAGAACAGACCCATCATCACATTCATCAAGCCAAGTGAAAATTCTCTCATTTACACCAACATCCACATTGGACTTCCCATTTCTACCAGGCCCACCAACCAAATTTATAGGCCCAATTGAATACACACGATCATGGCCCATTTCCTTCTTTAAAAAGCTCAAATACTCACTCTCCAAAGCCTCAAAAGTATTGAAAATTGACCCAAAACTCTTACCATTAGCAATAAACCCATTTCTCACAATCTCCCAAGTTGGGTCACCCTCTCTGTACTTTTGAAATACTGAAGGCATGTGTTCCCTCACAAATCTTGGACTTTTAGGCAGCCCATTAAACTCAATAAGGCCCAAATCTTTATAAGACCCAAAATTCTTCCAAATTTCACCAAGTATAGAAACCAATAACCCCCCAGAAGTGTAAAAAACAATTCCGGGTATACCAAGTTCTTGGGCCAAATCTTGAGTCCAGCCCAAGAAAAAATCATAAACAATAGCCACAGGAGGATTGGGTTGGGCCTTGAACCATTCCAAGATTGGGCCACGAAGCTTACTGAGCCCAGCAATGATCGGAGCATTGCCGGAGTTACCAACGTCTTTAACGTTTTCAACGCCGGCGGGAAGTGAAGGGTGGCCGGGAAATGGAAAGACAAGTGTTTGAACAGAAGGGTGGGCGGATAAAAGAGGATCAAGAATTGGGAGGTTTTTAGGAGTGACTAAAATGGTGATTTTAAAACCATGGAGAAGAAGTTGGTGTGTGAAATCAAGAAGGGGTAATATGTGACCTTGTGCTGGAAATGGAAAAATTAAGACATGGACTCCATTTTTAGAGCTTGACATGTTTGAGTTTCAGATCAGACAAGAAGTTAAATTGATGTTTGATATTTGGAAATGAAAGAGGAATATTAGTGGTGCAAAAAGATAGAAATTTCTTGGTAGGTACCAGTGGTTATTGGTATGAAAATTCTGCAATAGAAAAAGAGTAGATTCCGACATAAATATGTGGGGTTTAGCCGTTAGACGATATACGTAGATGCTGACCTCAAATGTCATGTGAAGGATATTTGgtggagaaattaaaaaatatccAAATTTACAAATGGTCGttaaaaaatagtaataatttcaaaagtaattaaGATTTAgttacttttcatgtaaagataaatatgaATGAAAATACGGTTTAAAATCAGGAAaatattccagtataatataccggtccaacataatatgctggaagttcgtacacaggtgctccaatctccagtatattatattggaacttttCACGTGTTGGAGTTACAACATAATAtcttggaagttcatacacatgtgcaccattatccagtatattatgctggaattttcaGTGTTGCGGCAAAATAAtgattatttttcaatgactttgcaaatactggctattttttaattattaatccAAAAACTGGCTAGCACGTGctatttttaaataaatactgGGGTCAAGTTGGACAGAGCCCAAATTGATATATAGGGAATTGATAAAGGAAATTGATATTGAAAATATATGGACTTGTTTTTTCATGAACAAActattaaggtaaaaaaaataaaaaatattgctCATATATGGCATGCAGTGAGTGAGTGAGGATAACACTTGTTAAACTTGAAGGTTTGCCCacagtaaaaaaaaaatcaagaataacatagAAGTGTCCTATTTGTGCAGGCAAATCACCCGAATTCATACCACCACTTGACATCTTTAGTGAAGATCAAGCGATCAACACCTAGATTCAGTACTATGGTATTTTATCAAGTAAGGTTTATTAAAATAAGTGAACTACTTAATTTTACATTTAATAAAGGATGATttagaaggggagccttggagcaacgaTTAAGTTGTCCCCGTATGACGTATAGGTTCAAGCCGTGGAATCAGCCAGTGATGCTTGCATCAGGATAGGCTACTTACATGATACCCCTTGAAATGCGACCCTTTTCCGGACCCTGCGTGAACGCGAGGTGCTTTATGCACGCGAGACtgcctttttcaaaaaaataaaaataaaggatGATTTATTTCATTTATTTTGGCATATGTCACATTCTTTATGAAATCTCTGCGCTTCTGATATACTATGTTGAATTGTATGAATTCTCATAATCAAATCATAGCCCTATTAATTAGAAGATAAGATCATTTCAACATATGAGAATCATGATGCATAAgcacatatatatattaataGTCGACCATTTGATCaaactttgttttcatacaaAGAGCACTAGTATTTTAGTATTTAAGTGtatagaaaataaaaagaagctataatagataaaacaaagatatatatatatatatatatatatatatatatatattagctgCAGAGGTAGTTAAACCATATTGTATATCATAGTAACATAATATTCCTAATTATTTTTAGGAGGATGATGCCTTGGTAATTTGTAATCTGCAGTAAATACTACATATCCACCCATCTTTTTCTGATCTCCATCCAGGGAAATCAAACGTCTTGTTCTTGTAATTTCTTGGCCTTTTACATTTGCAATATTTTCTTGCTTGCTTTcttcaataatattttctttcACTTTCTCGGAAAATTCCAAATTTCGTCCACTCAACTTGTTTTCTCTTATTATAGCTGCTGCATGCATCCCATCAATGTTTGACTATCGACCAAAAAATCCGAAATAAGGGTAATTAGAGACAAAAAAATCATTCTTTTATAACAAAATTAGGTCATTTAAAAACTTTTACACTATTAGGTCATCtaaatattaactaaaggtaaCCATCCATAAAAAGCAAGATTAGTAACCTGTAAATAAATCATACCTTTAgaaaaaaatatttacataacCTAAAAATATGCAGATACTTGAAACATTGAAGAGCTAGCAGTTAAAAGTAATTTCATTATGATATACAAAATGGAAAATGATTTAAACCGAATGAAAATTACGTATACAAACAAACCTCACTGTTTGGGATGAAGTTGCATCTTTTGGTTGCAATATTGCTACCTACACagaaaaatcattaaaaaaatattttcttcttagtTTTTAACTAATGACAAGGCATAAAAACTTATTTTTCCCGCAAAAGCTAGTTAGGATAtagaaaaatacaacaacaacgacgacccagttaaatcccactagtgggtctggggagggaagtgtgtacgcagaccttacccccaccCTAAAGGGCCGGATAGAGATGCtgttttcgaaagaccctcggctcaagaagacgaaaagagacaatatGTCAGCGGCATGGAAAGAAACCATGAAACAAATAACAACATCACCAGAATTAAAAAATAGATATATGAACATATATCAAAACAATAACCAGCAGAGGATATAGAAAAATAGTGAAAGAAATTACCTTGGTAGGAAGTTGTGTAAGAGAGACTTTGAGCAATGAAGATTAGGAGCAACAATAAAGTTATAACTCGAATAGGTACTGACATTGTAATTACTTTCTCTGATTTAGGgtatgtttgtttttcttttccaaatATCCAAAGAAAACAGAAAGTCGATTATATAGGGAAAGCACATGTACACAAGTCAAAGATTTGGTACAAAGTACACAAACATTAAAAACTTCTACCATTCCCAAGTCAAAGTAATAAGATTAGGGTTCCCAGGAATAATTTTAACCTTCAAATCCAAGTTTAACAAATAAATAAGTTTTACACAAGGGGACCAAGTTTACTGGCATGCATTCCCATGGTAAATTTTTGTTTAAAATAAAAATTGGTGTTGATCCATGTGGCAGTCATATTTGTAGTACTAAGATCTCGAGACTCTTGAAATTACCATAAAatattgaaggaaaaaaaaaaacctCCCATAATATTCATTAGATATTTAGTGTCACCGAACAGTAGTCATTTTTCGACGACCTGAATTTTCGACAACTAAATATTGACAAAAAAAAGTGTGAAATCATATGATCAATTTGATTTTGTGTGGGTAAGAGCTTATTTGTTGTAAATATTTTTTCCGGATTCAAATATTAATGGTTTAGTAAATTGAACTAGTTTATTTTGAAATATATGACGTTTTCATTACTTTTTTTGCCCAAAATATATTATTACTGTTCCAATGAATGAAATGTTAATTAGTGACACATATATTTAAGGAGAAACATGATGAGTAATTTTAgacaatttatttttaaagttaaagcTATTAAATATCTTTCTTAAGAACGCAAACAATCTAATTATTTGGATAGGAGGAAGTAATTATTAAATGAAGAAACGTCCAAATTAATCCCTCTTCCATTGTACTCTGAGGTCATTTAATTTTATACTTTTTGTTAACAAATCGTCTCATATTTGTTCTTGATTTTAACGGAGGTTCAACATTGACTAGGTGAACTCTACTGTCAAAATAGGACTTCGAAACAATGGTTCAAATTTACCATTATACTTTTGATTATGGGTTAATTAAAATTATCATCTGTTCATACTTTAAACTGGAATTTCGTTAGGGTTATGAACAAAATTTGATATACTTTCTATGTTCATTTTTAGTTGTCCACTTTTGACTTTACATTCcccttaaaaataaataaatgaagtatatattttacatttttatccataataataatagcatTTCAAACAATATTGAAAAATGATTTGGGGAATGAGTAGTTAATGATAAGGGTAAAAGAAGAATTTTATTTATCTTTCTCTTGATTTATTAAAATGGACAaaagtaaaagtaaaaatatatttttagtataatAATGAACAAGTAAAAATGAACGAATGAAGTATTTACTAGCAGTAAGGGCGTATTACATGAGTTCATTGCATTTTCTAATGTAATTATGTACTCCCTCCATTCACTTTTATTATCCATTAAAGCATGTTTTTTACCAACGTACAAAatatattttgttgcaaatgaaaatatattttcatatttacttgtttaCTGTATTAAATCAAGAGAAAGACAATCTCTTTTTTCTGTTTTACCCTTAACATTAATTACTCATTCCTCATATCTTTCTCAAAATTTTTGGAAATGCTATTATTATCACGGATAAAATTGTAGTAAAATTCATGTTTTATTGATTATTTCTTGAGGGACGTATAAGTCTAAAGTGAACAACTTAAAGTATACGGAGTAAATAAACAGGTAGTTTAACCATTTTCAATGCAGTTTTAAAGATCGAGCTTGTCTGCAATTCCATGCATATATTCAACGAGAATTTAAcaatcttcttttttcttatatTGCCGAGGCAAGGCCGCCTAATGGTCCAACTTACCTTTTTCGATGTGTTTTCTCTTTATGAATATGAATTCTCCCCTTGGTAATTACTAAAGCAAGAGAGATGAAAAGAGATTAcgcttttgtttttcttttcttttctctcatctATTCACCATTGGGAATATTAATACCAAAAATACGAATATTATGGTGTTCATAGAGGAGTTTAAAGTGGTATCAAGACTTGGCAGGTTTTCGACATCGTACAAACAGTGGCGGAGGCAGAATTTTCgttaagaaattaaaaaaaaaatttaaaaactaaaagaAACTATGGCCAATGAAAATTGAACCAACAACCTAACAAAGATTTTGAACCTTTTTGACCATTGAGCTATGATTTTGGGCTATGTCAAGGGGATTcaaaatacaatatatatatataaaggtacAAACTAAATTTTGTCTTATTTATACAATATAATTTTCCAGCGAAGGAAGATTCGGGTGAATCTCTTTCTACCCCTAAATCTCTTGTATATATAAGACAAGGGGCTAGCGTGTAATGATTTTCTTTGATAGAGGGTCACTTCGTCAAGTTTAAGTTTCACTTACTGCTTTTCATTTTGATATGAGTAGGTGTTTGCAGtgttagaaaaaataataatcaaaattggctttgaggcgtgaaaatcgactgtccttaaagagttatcgtctgtatactaatttagggaaaatacaaaacgattctcttcaggatacaacaaagcctgcaataacacttgtgattttctataccacttcgttggaattcttgtgtatttataggcaaccaacagaccctttcagaaaagatgtcttgtttcacaaacagacataacaatttattcgaattttgaatttaagattcaaataaatttgatttttctgttactaaaataaaaataattaacttaggaacttctttcttccgatgtggGAAAAATCTCACTTCCAACTTgtcaataacaaactatcttacatgCAGCTCGCTCAACAGCTTCCCGATTGGCGCCACTATCTTTAATCTTAAGTATGAAGTGAAATCAAATCAATAAAGTGAACAGCCCAACCTCTTTTTTTGAAGTTTAATTTTGTCAAAAAGTTCTTATTTGTtgaagttttattttttttaagttcgGAACACAACAATAAACTTGCCACTGTAGTTTAGGAAAAAATTCTCTTTTATAAGCAGTCATAGGAGAGTTCAAAAAGGATCTCATCAGTAGATAGATATTTCAAACTGTGTGGGGATAGGAACAAATATAGCCTAGTGAATCAAGATAGTGGATTGTGAAtccaccatttatttattttgagttTAAACGATAGTGTTAAAGATTCTTACACCGGcaatatataaaacaaaaaaTTATTTACTTTTTGGTCTTTTGAGGGTAATTAGATGGActcaatattttatttttaattatatgaTATCAGACCACTTCCATTTTTACTTTAGCCAATGCTTGGTGCCACATTAAAGTCATAAAGTTTATACACGTACCAAATAATTAATCAGTCTTTGACGTACCAAATATATGAGATTGAATTTGGTCTAagatctttttttatttttattttttacattAACTAATACGCAGAATTTTTTATGTACTTAAGAAATCAAGGTGTCACTAGATCGAATCTAAAGCTTGTCTACTTATATAGCCAGCATCTCTTCCGTGTTTTATCGATATGGGATTCGTCTAGCGTGTCACATACAACCCCCTTAGGGACTCAGCGTTGGTCCTCGTTGAGGTTTGCCACACCATTATTCAAGGTTGCACGGAGAGTAACTTTAATACCATATGTAACATCACAATTCACTTGTaatattgtccgctttgggccTAGGCCCGCACAACTTTAAAATGTGTCACTAGAGTTTAAAACATGTCTACTTATATACCTAGCATCTCCCATGTTTTGTTGATGTAAGATTCGTCTAGGGAATCACAAGCAAATTAAGATAAAACTATACAATGGCGAAATATCTTCGTCAGAATATTATACAATACCAAATGAATGCAAATGTTCATATTACAGTCATACAATCCAAAATAAATGGGGCAAGTGCACATATAACCATTCTCAGAAATACTATTTAGAGATTATTCAGTAtttattttgtcctgaaattataaactaaaaattttaatttcaagACAATTCTAAATATTTGTCCTGAAAATTTGAACTGAAAAACTAAAATCTAGGATGCACCGCTAATTTTTAAATACAGCCCAGTACATAAATCCCTTTCTTGGCAGCATTCTTAGAGAAGCAAAAAATCTTCTTTTCGACCAAAATAGCccttaacagcttgtttggatagttgttacctattgtatcgtatcgtattgttactttaaatacaatgtttgttttgattgttacttaaattttattgtatcgtatcgttaaatccgtcgttacgtaatgatgaaatgtgccactttatgtaacgactgATTTGGTGTGCTCGCGTCATTTCCTTGagtttttctctcaatctcacccttcattagttataaataattttattttatcatttaccctacctttttatataccgtatcataatttttctttataatattgcaagtttattcatcaTATTACTGATGCGTGATACCATAAAACGACGATAAAATGACACAAtccatccaaacattgtattcatcaaacaatacagtacaaatataatacaatacaatacgatacgatacgatacattatgaaacaatACAAGAACCATCCAACCAAGCTGTAAGTGGCATAATTAAAAATCCTTCAAACGGAAAATTATTGCCGCAACAACGGTAGCCTCACTCGCCACCTTTTTCTTTAATTACTTAAACCTAAACTgaacaaaagataataataataataaactcAAATGCATAAGTAACCAACAGAAATTTAAAGACCTAATACTTGAATTCAAAATGATTAAATTTCAGCAAAACAAATGATTAGATATTTAGATTATCGTAAAGGGCGAAgtcaatatttgaaatttatGGATTTGAGACTTTGAGATTTTAAATTCTTTAagttattgggttctaaattaatactATACATATTATTTCTTAAGACAAATACATGATTGAGGAAAATATATTACCGAGCATCTTTCAAAAAGTATTTAAGAAAATGATATTAATTCTTATTTATTCCATATATAGCACATTCTTTTACAATATTAGCACATGATAAAGGTAACACAAATTATGGGATCAATTTTATCCTTATTTATCTTTTTACACTCTCTCCTACTATTTTCTATTCTAAATTTTACTTGCTTGATTTAGCATTCaaaatctctctcttttttttctattctaAATTTCTTCCCTTTAATTTAGCATATTTGTAGCACTTCGAATATTTATATGAGTagtataaataaaatatgtcatATATATtgtttatacatatattataccccatatatatatatatatatacacacatggtTATAATACCATGTATATACTTATACCATGTATATATTTAATTATCTACTATTATTCCATTAAAACACAATATATACATACAATGACTGAAGGATTCACTATACTCTGTATATTAATATACTAAAAATACCATTGTAATTTATAAACTATTTAATACCATCATTATACTGCGTAAAAATTTGTCTTGACatacaattaaaaataaaattttatgccAATAGGATATAGGAgtataattttatcatttaattcgaTATTTGTTTGACGAAAACTTGTGCAATCGTATTAATCTGCAACAAGTAAGATAcataaaaaaattcgaaaataaaaTTTCAGAGTCCATTAATCTCATATATATGCACGTAGAAACAAAAAACTCATTAATCTCTTCATTATTGTTCGGCGGTAATTTAGGAAGTGTATTCACTTAAGGAGAATTGAAACGGCTTTGGAATATTTTAGGAATTGAAtgcttttgatttttttaatgTAGAGGTGGTTTCAAAATAAATCTAACTGAATAAAGTGATCCACTGCTTtaaagttgagcagcaacatccACTGCTTTAATTGTCTTGATCTAAAGGATGCCATCTCCCATCTGTCCAGCTGCATAAGACGCCTTACCACTCTTGGTAGTCTCTCAAATCTTGTAAATATCAGT
Coding sequences within:
- the LOC104212687 gene encoding UDP-glycosyltransferase 89A2; the encoded protein is MSSSKNGVHVLIFPFPAQGHILPLLDFTHQLLLHGFKITILVTPKNLPILDPLLSAHPSVQTLVFPFPGHPSLPAGVENVKDVGNSGNAPIIAGLSKLRGPILEWFKAQPNPPVAIVYDFFLGWTQDLAQELGIPGIVFYTSGGLLVSILGEIWKNFGSYKDLGLIEFNGLPKSPRFVREHMPSVFQKYREGDPTWEIVRNGFIANGKSFGSIFNTFEALESEYLSFLKKEMGHDRVYSIGPINLVGGPGRNGKSNVDVGVNERIFTWLDECDDGSVLYVAFGSQKLLTKAQMESLTIGLEKSGVRFILVAKQLTAQQLEEGYGSVPEGFEDRVSGRGLVIKGWAPQVEILGHRAIGGFLSHCGWNSVLEAIVAGVQILGWPMEADQFINAWLLVENMKTSVRVFEGADSVPDPIELGRRISDAMGNDLFKERAK